The Candidatus Methylomirabilota bacterium region GGGGTGGCGGGGGCCCTGTCCGCCATCGCCGTTGCGTACGTGGCCCCGGATTCCTTCAACGTCTTCCTCTCCGTGACCTTCCTGATCGGTATCGTCATTGGCGGGCTGGCCTCGGTGTGGGGCAACGTGCTGGGCGCCATGTTCATACAGTTCGTGCCCAACTGGGCGCAGGACATCTCCAAGGCCGCCCCCTGGGCCATCTTCGGTGTCTTCCTCATCGGGTTCATGTACGCGATGCCGTACGGAATCGCCGGCGCCATCAAGCGAATCTGGATCTCCCGGGTCGTCTCGCGAGTTTCTCAGGAGCAAGGAGGTGAAGCCGTCACCTCGCAGCGGCAGGCGCAGTCCCCATCTCGCTGAACAACACCAAGGAGGATGACATGATCGGACGGAAGCTGACCGCCGCCGTGCTGGCCGGGGTCATGGTGGCCCTCGGGCTGGCCTCGGGCGCGCCCGCTCAGACCGTGGTGGGCGTGACCGCCACCGAGATCAAGATCGGGAACACGAACCCGTACAGCGGCCCCGCATCCGCGTACGGCACCATCGGCAAGACCATCGCCGCCTATTTCAAGAAGGTCAACGACGAGGGCGGCGTGAACGGACGCAAGATCAACTTCATCAGCTATGACGACAGCTACAGCCCGCCGAAGGCGGTGGAGATGGTCCGCAAGCTCGTGGAGCAGGACCAGGTTGCCGCGGTGTTCCAGACCCTCGGGACCCCGACCAACACCGCCATCCACAAGTACATCAACCAGCAGAAGGTGCCGCACCTCTTCGTGGCTACCGGCGCCACCAAGTGGGACGATCCGAAGAACTTTCCCTGGACGATGGGCTGGCAGCCCAACTACCAGACGGAGGGCCGGACCTACGCGACGTACATCCTGAAGAATCTCCCCGATGCGAAGATCGGGATCCTGTACCAGAACGACGATTACGGCAAGGACTACCTCAAGGGCATGGAGGACGGGCTCGGCGCCAACGCGTCGAAGATGATCGTGATGAAGCAGAGCTACGAGGTGACGGATCCCACCATCGACTCGCAGATCATCAACCTGAAGAACTCCGGGGCCAACGTCTTCTTCAATGTGACGATCCCCAAGTTCGCCGTCCAGGCCATCAAGAAGGCGCATGACATCGGCTGGAAGCCCACGCACTTCCTGAACAACGTGTCGAGCTCGCTGGCCACCGTCCTCAAGCCCGCGGGCCTCGACGCCTCACGCGGCCTGATCACCGCGCTCTACATGAAGGAGATCACGGACCCGCAGTGGCAGAAGACGCCGGCCTACACCGACTGGGTCGCCTTCATGAAGAAGTATTATCCGGACGGCGCGCTCGACGATCAGTCGAACGCCTTCGGCTATACGGTGGCCCAGGTCATGACCCTCGTGCTCAAGCAGTGTGG contains the following coding sequences:
- a CDS encoding ABC transporter substrate-binding protein — translated: MVALGLASGAPAQTVVGVTATEIKIGNTNPYSGPASAYGTIGKTIAAYFKKVNDEGGVNGRKINFISYDDSYSPPKAVEMVRKLVEQDQVAAVFQTLGTPTNTAIHKYINQQKVPHLFVATGATKWDDPKNFPWTMGWQPNYQTEGRTYATYILKNLPDAKIGILYQNDDYGKDYLKGMEDGLGANASKMIVMKQSYEVTDPTIDSQIINLKNSGANVFFNVTIPKFAVQAIKKAHDIGWKPTHFLNNVSSSLATVLKPAGLDASRGLITALYMKEITDPQWQKTPAYTDWVAFMKKYYPDGALDDQSNAFGYTVAQVMTLVLKQCGNDLSRENIIRQAENLKNVELPLLLPGIKVNTSPTDHAPIQQEQLAKFDGERWALFGELFEAYHK